The window TCAAGAAATTCTCTATTGAATTATTATTCATCACAAATGATTGATTAGCTGTCATAAGATTACCCAATTAATCGCGTTTGGTCAATAGTTAGCGAGGAGATTTTTTCGAAGAATTTTTTTGCGGCGGGGCTGTTAATACTAAAAAAGCCATATACAGAGCCGGTTTGCCTGGTTTTATCATAAAGATTGACACATGACTTCAGGGGCATTATAATGAAGTTAATCACTACTCTTCATTGATGAATTAAAATAATTATCGCAGGGAGGCTTATTTACATGGATAAGATAAAGATCGTGGTAGTTGGCGGCGGCTGGGGAGGCTGCGCGGCGGCGATAGCGGCGGTCAAGGCCGGAGCCGAGGCCGTGCTTCTTGAGCGCACCGACATGCTCCTCGGCACGGGGCTCGTGGGCGGCATCTACCGCAACAACGGGCGTCAGACGGCGGCGGAGGAGATGACGGCGCTGGGCGGCGGCGATCTCTTTCATGTCATGGACGAGTGCGCCGGACATAAGAACATCGAATTTCCCGGACATGCCCATGCGAGCCTTTACAATGTATATGAGATAGAGCCCGCGGTAAAAAAATATCTCATCGGCCTGGGCGTCAAAGTAGTCACCGGCGCCTCGGCGATGAAGATAGACAAAAAAGAGGGGAAGATGATCTCCGTCACCGCGCGCGACGGCGCCGTCTATGAGGCGGACGCCTTTGTCGACGCCACAGGGACCTCGGCCGTTCCCGGCAACTGCGTGAAATACGGCAACGGCTGCGCCATGTGCATCCTGCGCTGTCACAGCTTCGCGCCGCGCGTCTCCATCTGTACGCTCGCGGGCATCGAGGAGTGGAACGGGCGCAAGAAGGACGGTTCTCTCGGCGCGATGAGCGGCTCCTGTAAACTTTTCAAGGAATCGCTCTCCGCGGAGATCGTCAAAAAACTAAACGAGACCGGCGTCTGCGTCGTACCCATCCCCGCCGCCGCCAATATGAGCGAGAAGCTTGGAATGAAGGCCTGTCAGCAGTACGCTACAAAAGACTTTGCGGAGAATATTGTTCTGCTGGACACCGGCCCAGCAAAGCTGATGACACCCTACTTCCCGCTGGAGAAGCTGCGCCTCGTACCCGGCTTTGAGAAGGCCCGTTATGAGGACCCGATCGCCGGCGGTAAGGGAAATTCGATGCGCTACTTCCAGTTTGCCAACTGCTCCCACAGCCTCCAGGCCCAGGGTGAGGTGGACAACATTTTCTGCGCCGGAGAAAAGGGCGGCGCGATGGTTGGACATACCGAGGCGGTCGTCACCGGCACTCTCGCGGGCTGCAACGCCGTGCGGCACGCCGCCGGCAAAGAGTTGATCGAGCTGCCGGATGCTCTCGCGGTCGGAGATTTTATCAACCATGTCACCGACGAGATGAAGAGGGACGAATGCCGCGGCACGAAATACACCTTCTCCGGCTCCGTCTACTTTGAGCGTATGAAGGAACGCGGGCTCTACCTATGCGACCCGACGGAGATAGCCAAGAAGGTTGAAACCACCGGGCTAAGCGGCCTGTTCGCGGAAAAAATCTGCTAAAACTGTTATCATGGGGACGCTTCGCGCGTCCCCATTTTTGTGCCCTTCCTGTCATTTCAGACATTTTTCACAGGCCTCCCCCTGACCGGCAGCCTCGCGCAGGCGATCGGCGGCCCGCTGGGGCTTGACGTCTCCTATATCGCCTCCGTCGGACAGATGGGTTCAATATGGACGGGCGGAGGCTGTCTCGTCCCCTGGGCCTTCGGCCTCGCGGCCACCGCGGGAATCGCCGGCGTCAGCCCCATCGAGCTCGCGCGGCGGAACTTCATCCCCGTGCTCTGCGGGCTATTCGTCTCGACCGTTTTGGCCATCTGCCTTATGTGACCTTAAATAGAGCGCCTGCCGACGGGAGGTCCTTCCTTTCATGGAGGGGCCTCTCTTTTTATAGCTTTTTCCCGCAGATATTTCTCATATATCATGAGGACGACAGCCTTCCGTACCTGTGGCGGATGCGGCGCGGGCCGCGGCGTTGATGAGAAAAGGCGGCTCGCGTCACGCGCGGAGGGAGAGGCTCTGCCCCGCCCCTTTATTTACGCTTTACTCCCAAGGCCGCGCCTTATCAGCTTCACTGATTCAGAGAGCAGGATCACGGAGAGGCCGAGGGCGACGATCTTCAGCCAGACGGCAAGGGGCAGCGGCGTGGTCTTGAAGAGGCCGTCCGCGTACTGTGTGATCAGCACCTGCAGGGCAAAGGTCAATGCGAATACTCCGAGCATCAGCCTGTTGGCGCCGAAGCCGCGCAGGACGCTGACGCTGCCCAGCGCGCGGCTGTTGA is drawn from Cloacibacillus porcorum and contains these coding sequences:
- a CDS encoding FAD-dependent oxidoreductase, producing MDKIKIVVVGGGWGGCAAAIAAVKAGAEAVLLERTDMLLGTGLVGGIYRNNGRQTAAEEMTALGGGDLFHVMDECAGHKNIEFPGHAHASLYNVYEIEPAVKKYLIGLGVKVVTGASAMKIDKKEGKMISVTARDGAVYEADAFVDATGTSAVPGNCVKYGNGCAMCILRCHSFAPRVSICTLAGIEEWNGRKKDGSLGAMSGSCKLFKESLSAEIVKKLNETGVCVVPIPAAANMSEKLGMKACQQYATKDFAENIVLLDTGPAKLMTPYFPLEKLRLVPGFEKARYEDPIAGGKGNSMRYFQFANCSHSLQAQGEVDNIFCAGEKGGAMVGHTEAVVTGTLAGCNAVRHAAGKELIELPDALAVGDFINHVTDEMKRDECRGTKYTFSGSVYFERMKERGLYLCDPTEIAKKVETTGLSGLFAEKIC